A single region of the Hippoglossus hippoglossus isolate fHipHip1 chromosome 17, fHipHip1.pri, whole genome shotgun sequence genome encodes:
- the mrps14 gene encoding 28S ribosomal protein S14, mitochondrial, whose protein sequence is MFSPLGGFAQQIKSNMAAQRIACSGLSALGSSVFAPQQALRSCWGALEQVRGYYVNWRMLRDVKRRQMAFDYADERLRINALRKNTILPKELQEVADKEIAALPRDSCPVRIRNRCVMTSRPRGVKRRWRLSRIVFRHLADHNQMSGVLRARW, encoded by the exons atgttttctcctcttggTGGTTTTGcacaacaaatcaaatccaACATGGCGGCCCAGAGAATAGCATGTTCAGGGTTAAGTGCCCTGGGTTCCAGTGTTTTCGCTCCACAGCAG GCCCTGCGGAGCTGCTGGGGGGCGCTGGAGCAGGTGAGGGGCTACTATGTTAACTGGAGGATGCTGAGGGACGTCAAGAGGAGGCAGATGGCCTTCGACTATGCTGACGAGAGGCTACGTATCAACGCACTGAGGAAGAACACCATCCTACCCAAAGAGCTTCAG GAGGTAGCAGATAAAGAAATTGCAGCACTGCCCAGAGACAGCTGCCCCGTGAGAATACGCAACAGGTGCGTGATGACCTCCAGGCCCCGCGGAGTGAAGCGGAGATGGCGACTGAGCCGGATCGTCTTCCGTCATCTAGCTGATCACAACCAGATGTCTGGGGTTCTGAGGGCAAGGTGGTGA